The region GCATTGATGGATTTTGAGACGCTTGAAGAACTGAACACGCATCGTCGTAACCGGGTCGTGGTGGCCGTAATCACAGATTTAACGGGTGGGGAAAGCCAAATCATAACATCTGAGACGGTTCCATCGGGCCAACTGGGAGAAGCCATTGCCGCCGCGTTTCAGTCCGGTAAATCGGCAAGCGTGACGTCGGAAAATCGCCCGTACTTCATCAATGTCTATCTTCCAGCACCACGTATCGTCATTATCGGTGCCGTCCACATCGCTCAAGCACTGGTGCAGATGGCAAAGCTTTCAGGGTTTGACATCCTCGTGATCGACCCGCGAACGGCCTTCGCGACAGCAGACCGGTTCGGTTCGGCGGAACTCATTGCCGACTGGCCAGAAGACATTTTGCCGACGAGACCGCTGGATCGTCATACAGCCGTGGTCGCACTGAGCCACGATCCCAAGATCGATGATTT is a window of Agrobacterium vaccinii DNA encoding:
- a CDS encoding XdhC family protein, whose product is MDFETLEELNTHRRNRVVVAVITDLTGGESQIITSETVPSGQLGEAIAAAFQSGKSASVTSENRPYFINVYLPAPRIVIIGAVHIAQALVQMAKLSGFDILVIDPRTAFATADRFGSAELIADWPEDILPTRPLDRHTAVVALSHDPKIDDFALAEALRTGCFYVGALGSRKTQKSRLERLQSQGFVDADLARIHGPVGLNIGAASPAEIAVSILAEIIATMRGVDALSKPTV